A genomic window from Solanum dulcamara chromosome 11, daSolDulc1.2, whole genome shotgun sequence includes:
- the LOC129872665 gene encoding extensin-like: protein MAIISAKGLFLVSVLVITSFLEVTHGNQLTQYSFDPTIHQSFKLRFPKPKPKPPRPLPKRQPPPPLVKTPTPPVKSPPPPDAQQPPPPPYDEQPTPPPAYDHEEPPPSPSGDDQTAPPPHGDFDYSDAPSPSPSPAHNQPSDMLIP from the coding sequence ATGGCTATTATATCAGCTAAGGGCCTATTTCTAGTTTCGGTTTTAGTAATTACCTCATTCTTAGAGGTCACTCATGGAAATCAACTCACTCAATATTCATTTGATCCAACCATTCATCAAAGTTTTAAACTTCGATTTCCGAAACCTAAACCTAAACCTCCACGTCCTCTGCCTAAGAGGCAACCACCACCACCGCTGGTTAAGACGCCAACACCTCCAGTTAAGTCGCCACCACCACCAGATGCTCAACAACCACCTCCACCTCCATATGATGAGCAACCAACTCCTCCGCCAGCATATGATCATGAGGAACCACCGCCTTCGCCGTCAGGTGATGATCAAACAGCTCCTCCGCCGCATGGTGACTTCGACTACAGTGACGCGCCATCTCCATCACCATCACCGGCTCATAATCAGCCATCAGATATGCTGATACCATAA
- the LOC129873632 gene encoding non-classical arabinogalactan protein 31-like, with translation MAKALVLFQLSVLLLSSFTVVSHAHGEWYSLYKNVDHLSPAQAPKPHKGHHHPINSPAPSPIYTPTKPPTKAPTKPPTKAPAYSPSKPPVKPPVKPPTPSPYYPTRKPVAVRGLVYCKPCKFRGIETLYQAKPLQGAKVKLVCSNTKKTLVEQGETDKNGFFWILPKLLSSGAYHKCKVFLVSSKNSYCNVPTNFNGGKSGALLKYTPLPKPPAPASLLPVKASTPIFDVFTVGPFGFEPSKKVPCKK, from the exons atggcaaaggccctTGTTCTTTTTCAGCTTTCAGTTTTATTACTTAGCTCATTTACAGTTGTTAGCCATGCTCATGGTGAGTGGTACTCATTATACAAAAATGTTGACCACCTTTCACCAGCTCAAGCCCCTAAGCCTCACAAGGGCCATCACCACCCCATAAATTCCCCAGCCCCTTCACCAATTTATACTCCAACAAAGCCACCAACTAAAGCTCCAACAAAGCCACCAACTAAAGCTCCAGCTTATAGCCCATCAAAACCACCAGTTAAGCCACCAGTCAAACCACCAACACCATCACCTTATTATCCAACTAGGAAACCTGTAGCTGTAAGAGGACTTGTTTACTGCAAGCCTTGCAAGTTTAGAGGGATTGAAACTCTTTACCAAGCTAAACCACTTCAGG GAGCCAAGGTGAAGCTAGTGTGCAGCAACACCAAAAAGACATTAGTCGAACAGGGGGAAACAGACAAGAACGGCTTCTTCTGGATCCTGCCCAAACTCTTGAGCTCAGGAGCCTACCACAAATGCAAGGTGTTTTTGGTCTCATCAAAGAATTCTTACTGTAATGTCCCAACGAATTTCAATGGTGGAAAATCTGGTGCACTATTGAAGTACACCCCACTTCCCAAGCCACCAGCTCCAGCTAGCCTTCTCCCTGTTAAGGCATCCACCCCCATATTTGATGTCTTCACTGTTGGGCCTTTTGGATTTGAACCCTCAAAGAAGGTCCCTTGCAAGAAGTAA